One window from the genome of Spiractinospora alimapuensis encodes:
- a CDS encoding DUF1707 SHOCT-like domain-containing protein has protein sequence MTDEKKTPALRVADTDREEIAELLRNAVAEGRLELAELDDRLTAAYSAKTRAELDTLTADLPAVPGVTAEPLHLRTKSGTVKRNGPWNVPDTIDAECTSGLVKLDFTEANCPHRVVEVEARARSGSVVLVVPRGWGVDMDQAWATSGSVVNKLRAPHDPTKPLLRVKGEVRSGTIKARHRYRSFWGWLTRQPKT, from the coding sequence ATGACGGACGAGAAGAAGACCCCCGCTCTCCGCGTCGCAGACACAGACCGTGAGGAGATCGCCGAACTCCTCCGTAACGCCGTGGCCGAGGGACGGTTGGAACTGGCCGAGCTCGACGATCGCCTGACCGCCGCCTACTCCGCCAAGACCCGAGCAGAGCTCGACACCCTGACGGCCGACCTTCCCGCCGTCCCCGGAGTCACCGCGGAGCCGCTGCACCTGCGCACCAAGAGCGGCACGGTGAAGCGCAACGGCCCCTGGAACGTCCCTGACACCATCGACGCCGAGTGCACCTCCGGTCTGGTCAAGTTGGACTTCACCGAGGCGAACTGCCCGCACCGCGTGGTGGAGGTCGAGGCGCGGGCCAGGTCGGGGTCGGTCGTTCTCGTGGTGCCGCGTGGGTGGGGCGTGGACATGGACCAGGCGTGGGCCACCAGCGGCTCGGTGGTCAACAAGCTGCGCGCGCCGCACGACCCGACCAAGCCGCTGCTTCGGGTGAAGGGCGAGGTGCGGTCCGGCACGATCAAGGCCCGGCACCGCTACCGCAGCTTCTGGGGATGGTTGACCCGCCAGCCCAAGACCTGA